A region from the Triticum aestivum cultivar Chinese Spring chromosome 3D, IWGSC CS RefSeq v2.1, whole genome shotgun sequence genome encodes:
- the LOC123077845 gene encoding peptidyl-prolyl cis-trans isomerase: MACRPAVSNPSALTPAPRRCVVPGRSSTRGRVDCPLRSSSAGAVRLGARRAPAAAFVVRAAAAEGDLDLQAKVTSKCFFDVEIGGERAGKVVIGLFGEVVPKTVDNFRALCTGDKGYGYKGCSFHRIIKDFMIQGGDFQNNNGTGGRSIYGECFDDENFTLKHVGPGVLSMANAGPDTNGSQFFICTVKTPWLDNRHVVFGHVLEGMDVVRELESQETSRSDIPKQPCRIVDCGELPLDG, encoded by the exons ATGGCGTGCAGGCCGGCCGTGTCCAACCCCTCCGCACTCACGCCGGCGCCGCGCCGATGCGTCGTCCCTGGCCGCAGCAGCACTAGGGGACGCGTTGACTGCCCCCTCCGCTCCAGCTCCGCGGGTGCGGTCAGACTGGGCGCGCGCCGCGCCCCTGCCGCCGCCTTCGTCGTCCGCGCGGCGGCTGCCGAG GGTGACTTGGATCTCCAGGCTAAGGTGACGAGCAAATGCTTCTTCGACGTCGAGATTGGCGGGGAACGCGCAGGCAAGGTGGTAATCGGGCTCTTCGGCGAGGTCGTCCCCAAGACTGTCGATAACTTCCGCGCCTTGTGCACTG GAGACAAAGGTTATGGATACAAGGGCTGCTCCTTCCACCGAATTATCAAGGATTTCATGATTCAGGGCGGGGATTTCCAGAACAACAAT GGTACTGGTGGGAGAAGTATTTATGGTGAATGCTTTGATGATGAAAATTTTACAT TAAAGCATGTTGGTCCTGGTGTACTAAGCATGGCCAATGCTGGCCCTGACACAAATGGAAGCCAGTTTTTCATTTGCACTGTGAAG ACACCATGGTTGGACAACCGTCATGTTGTGTTTGGACATGTGTTGGAGGGCATGGACGTTGTGAGGGAGCTTGAATCGCAAGAAACCAGCAGGTCCGATATTCCCAAGCAGCCCTGTCGAATTGTGGATTGTGGTGAGCTGCCCTTGGACGGCTGA